Proteins from a single region of Sandaracinaceae bacterium:
- a CDS encoding serine/threonine protein kinase — protein MKPIRDSTSSVFCVHCRETHPRVWTHCPNSGKPMQAGDPRVGSTVASRYRIESIIGRGGMGIVYGARRSTGERVAVKCLHPEIADNADAIRRFQREAETARSVRHPNVVEVLEAGVDGGSPYIVMEYLDGEPLSTRLTRAQTLSPHVACQLMHQALLGLAAVHRAGVIHRDLKPGNIFLSFTPRGEIRVKLLDFGVSMWSDFDLASTKLTRTGVLMGTPSYMSPEQARGNPRFDQRADLYSVAAMLYECIAGHVPHVRSNYHALLLAIVEGNPPPLEACVAVLPQGLSAVVHRGLAVNPDVRYADADAFAGALEPFLTLTRASSPPRLATSAASQFGVSPARPSPPADEPGGDDVAVRSARDSSVFIARDLPATAEPSVSQTVSMGAMRYLQAEFGPAAVAELLTRLPSAHARLLIDGAPNLRCPASVCDALLNEAEIEFGAGAMSVSRAIGAEIATSAATRTLRWVRTVSPAVFVTRVPDVWADLFDFGSVSVMTVGSTRCRIDVMTTLAECAARDAMMCGLFARLLTITGATAVDVYSTGGLERGSTIYRAGWQAT, from the coding sequence ATGAAACCCATCCGCGACTCGACGTCCAGCGTCTTCTGCGTGCACTGCCGCGAGACGCATCCGCGCGTATGGACGCATTGCCCAAACTCGGGCAAGCCCATGCAGGCGGGGGACCCACGAGTCGGGAGCACCGTCGCCTCACGCTACCGCATCGAGTCGATCATTGGCCGTGGGGGCATGGGGATCGTCTACGGCGCGCGGCGCTCGACCGGCGAGCGCGTGGCGGTCAAGTGTCTCCATCCGGAGATCGCGGACAACGCCGACGCCATCCGCCGTTTCCAACGGGAGGCCGAGACGGCGCGAAGCGTGCGGCACCCGAACGTCGTCGAGGTCCTCGAGGCGGGTGTCGATGGCGGGTCACCATACATCGTGATGGAGTACCTGGACGGTGAGCCCCTCTCCACGCGCCTCACGCGTGCGCAGACGCTGTCGCCACACGTCGCGTGTCAGCTCATGCACCAGGCGTTGCTCGGGCTGGCGGCCGTGCACCGCGCCGGGGTCATCCATCGCGATCTGAAGCCTGGCAACATCTTCCTGAGCTTCACGCCGCGTGGCGAGATACGCGTCAAGCTGCTGGACTTCGGCGTGTCCATGTGGAGCGACTTCGACCTCGCCTCCACCAAGCTCACGCGCACGGGCGTCCTGATGGGGACACCCAGCTACATGAGCCCCGAACAAGCCCGCGGGAACCCGCGCTTCGACCAGCGCGCCGACCTCTACTCGGTCGCCGCCATGCTCTACGAGTGCATCGCCGGCCACGTGCCGCACGTTCGCTCCAACTATCACGCGCTGCTGCTTGCCATCGTCGAGGGCAACCCGCCCCCCCTCGAGGCGTGCGTCGCCGTGCTGCCCCAGGGGCTGTCTGCCGTCGTGCATCGCGGCCTGGCGGTCAACCCCGACGTGCGATACGCGGACGCGGATGCTTTCGCGGGCGCGCTGGAGCCGTTCCTCACCCTGACGCGCGCCTCCTCGCCGCCGCGCTTGGCCACCTCCGCGGCATCCCAGTTCGGCGTGTCGCCAGCCCGTCCATCCCCGCCTGCCGACGAGCCTGGCGGCGACGACGTGGCGGTCCGTAGTGCCCGGGACTCGAGCGTCTTCATTGCGCGCGACCTCCCCGCCACGGCGGAGCCATCCGTCTCCCAGACGGTCTCGATGGGGGCCATGCGCTATCTCCAGGCGGAGTTCGGCCCGGCGGCGGTGGCCGAGCTGCTCACCCGCCTACCCAGCGCGCACGCGCGCCTGCTCATCGACGGCGCCCCAAACCTTCGCTGTCCCGCCAGCGTGTGCGACGCGCTGCTGAACGAGGCCGAGATCGAGTTCGGGGCGGGCGCCATGTCCGTGTCCCGCGCCATCGGAGCCGAGATCGCGACATCGGCCGCGACCCGCACGCTGCGCTGGGTCCGCACCGTTTCGCCCGCGGTGTTCGTCACGCGCGTGCCCGACGTGTGGGCCGACCTGTTCGACTTCGGGTCTGTCTCCGTGATGACGGTGGGGTCCACGCGCTGCCGCATCGACGTCATGACCACGCTCGCCGAGTGCGCCGCACGCGACGCGATGATGTGCGGCCTTTTCGCGCGCTTGCTCACCATCACAGGCGCGACTGCGGTGGACGTGTACTCCACCGGGGGACTCGAGCGCGGCTCCACGATCTATCGCGCCGGGTGGCAAGCCACCTGA
- a CDS encoding ATP-binding cassette domain-containing protein, translated as MISTENLSLSFGSRPLFENVDIKFTPGNCYGLIGANGAGKSTFLRCLSGELDPSSGKVVIPPGARLSVLKQDHFAYNDVTALNAVIMGHKRLYEVGQEKDAIYAKGEFSDEDGVRAAELETEFADLQGWDAESNAAQLLSELGIPDARHNKLVKELEDGEKVRVLLAQALFGNPDILLLDEPTNHLDVDTILWLEEFLLRFQNTVIVVSHDRHFLDKVCTHIADVDFQKVQLFSGNYTFWYETSQLALRQKQEANAKKTDKIKELQAFIQRFSANASKSRQASSRRSQLEKITLDDIKPSSRKYPYIIFKTERQLGKDVLFVDGLTKTLDGELLFKDVRFTLSRGEKMAVTGNDNAVNAFMSILAGDMEPDEGTFRFGSSVNLGVLPRDNAKFFDGCSLNLVDWMRQFSTNQEENFCRAFLGRMLFSGEESQKAASVLSGGEKVRCMLSRAMLQDPNVLLLDGPTNHLDLESITALNNGLIKFEGSLIVASHDVQFVDSLVSRVLELGPDTYYDLGMGYEEYLADEARLARLGKA; from the coding sequence ATGATCTCCACCGAAAACCTCTCCCTCTCCTTCGGCAGTCGCCCGCTCTTCGAGAACGTGGACATCAAGTTCACGCCCGGGAACTGCTACGGCCTGATCGGCGCCAACGGCGCGGGCAAGTCCACCTTCTTGCGCTGCCTGTCCGGTGAGCTCGATCCCAGCTCCGGCAAGGTCGTCATCCCGCCTGGCGCGCGCCTCAGCGTGCTCAAGCAGGACCACTTCGCCTACAACGACGTGACCGCGCTCAACGCCGTCATCATGGGGCACAAGCGGCTCTACGAGGTGGGCCAGGAGAAGGACGCGATCTACGCCAAGGGCGAGTTCAGCGACGAAGACGGCGTGCGCGCGGCCGAGCTCGAGACCGAGTTCGCCGACCTTCAGGGCTGGGACGCTGAGAGCAACGCGGCGCAGCTGCTGAGCGAGCTGGGCATCCCGGACGCGCGCCACAACAAGCTGGTCAAGGAGCTGGAGGACGGCGAGAAGGTGCGCGTGCTCCTGGCCCAGGCGCTGTTCGGCAACCCGGACATCCTGTTGCTCGACGAGCCCACCAACCACTTGGACGTCGACACCATCCTGTGGCTGGAGGAGTTCCTGCTGCGCTTCCAGAACACGGTCATCGTCGTCTCGCATGACCGTCACTTCCTCGACAAGGTCTGCACGCACATCGCGGACGTGGACTTCCAGAAGGTGCAGCTCTTCAGCGGCAACTACACGTTCTGGTACGAGACCAGCCAGCTCGCCCTGCGTCAGAAGCAGGAGGCCAACGCCAAGAAGACCGACAAGATCAAGGAGCTGCAGGCCTTCATCCAGCGCTTCAGCGCCAACGCCAGCAAGTCGCGTCAGGCCAGCTCGCGCCGCTCGCAGCTCGAGAAGATCACCCTCGACGACATCAAGCCGTCGTCGCGCAAGTATCCGTACATCATCTTCAAGACCGAGCGGCAGCTGGGCAAGGACGTCCTCTTCGTGGACGGGCTGACCAAGACCCTCGACGGGGAGCTCCTCTTCAAGGACGTGCGCTTCACGCTCAGCCGCGGCGAGAAGATGGCCGTCACGGGCAACGACAACGCGGTGAACGCGTTCATGTCCATCTTGGCGGGCGACATGGAGCCCGACGAGGGCACCTTCCGCTTCGGCAGCTCCGTGAACCTGGGCGTGCTGCCCCGCGACAACGCCAAGTTCTTCGACGGCTGTTCACTGAACCTGGTGGACTGGATGCGTCAGTTCTCCACCAACCAGGAGGAGAACTTCTGTCGCGCCTTCCTCGGCCGCATGCTGTTCTCCGGCGAGGAGTCGCAGAAGGCCGCGTCCGTGCTCTCCGGGGGCGAGAAGGTGCGCTGCATGTTGTCGCGCGCGATGCTGCAGGACCCGAACGTGCTGCTGCTCGACGGCCCCACCAACCACCTGGACCTCGAGTCCATCACGGCGCTCAACAACGGGCTCATCAAGTTCGAGGGCAGCCTCATCGTAGCGTCCCACGACGTGCAGTTCGTGGACTCTCTGGTGTCACGCGTGCTCGAGCTCGGCCCGGACACGTACTACGACCTCGGCATGGGCTACGAGGAGTACCTCGCCGACGAAGCGCGCCTCGCGCGCCTCGGGAAGGCCTGA